Proteins encoded within one genomic window of Gadus macrocephalus chromosome 18, ASM3116895v1:
- the LOC132446767 gene encoding histone acetyltransferase p300-like: MLLDSPAAYESAGLGVGGGGGGGRNDETNVYLQIRYKRGDGRRTLPFHLRRPRLPFPISAEPPGVKPENGKATLVCSVAAPLRRSLPSFSPRMHNSGAQDRRGLDWSGRHRHLDAAAAAATRCHHCGTIAARRNSVGPGGGDGGVWVRHPEEFAVAKEDPYAAAAGSVGVSAYGRPQPARHGATGPMLLRKNSVPEMRSGLYHAETAGDWALPPAKDYYQSAVSLNQPPEEPGFYRPGQQLLSRSASHYGPGAAVVGARPGWNQGQLATAPSAAGAGAPPPPPPPPPPPPPPPPPPPPPSALELSRLYRESLSSRLIPDVRHVAGSSPAPSVYGGHPSYPVVYASVGPPSSLSQQQQQQQLYSELRGPPLDPGHPVAGSLASDAASQGMDGALQRAYGAVASQRLPYDPNYDPSQAMMAATAGMMAGMPMPGGGGGGADPKRMVDQGFLAFLRAEGLAESTITLLLQQGFDSTGMLGMMEEHDVRSVTPNLGQARVLSRAVMNCKASGGQMAPRPRSNSFSHRDVYLQNQGLTMDSGLMQQQQQQQLQQQQPHAMQAISPRMGEFLGRRPNSAPSQHLLETTTYGSQRPLTNAAYPMSPGPYGNAVSLARPLYNVHTGLSMSAMGQQAPAVPGAPCAPKTFSGSYSPMELMKRAPNMAPLSPNMAAPSPMHSPQLLRKGMTGAPDPTSAPMATGPTMQGQTFNKMMGRRTGPPVIVSTMITTPETSNRRSSL; this comes from the coding sequence ATGCTACTTGATAGCCCCGCTGCCTATGAGTCAGctgggctgggggtggggggggggggggggggggggagaaacgaTGAAACAAATGTATATCTGCAGATCAGGTATAAGCGGGGGGACGGACGGCGCACTTTGCCTTTTCACCTCCGCCGGCCACGCCTCCCTTTTCCAATTAGTGCCGAACCCCCGGGGGTGAAACCGGAGAACGGAAAGGCAACACTCGTCTGTTCCGTCGCTGCCCCCCTTCGTCGTAGTCTGCCGTCGTTTTCTCCACGGATGCACAACTCGGGCGCTCAGGACCGCCGTGGTCTGGACTGGAGCGGACGCCATCGGCACctcgacgccgccgccgccgccgccactcgCTGCCACCACTGCGGCACGATTGCGGCGCGGAGGAACTCGGTCGGGCCGGGCGGGGGCGACGGGGGGGTGTGGGTCAGGCACCCCGAGGAGTTCGCCGTGGCCAAAGAGGACCcgtacgccgccgccgccggcagcGTTGGCGTGTCGGCCTACGGCCGGCCCCAGCCGGCGAGGCACGGCGCTACCGGTCCGATGCTGCTGAGGAAGAACTCGGTGCCGGAGATGAGGAGCGGCCTGTACCACGCCGAGACGGCGGGCGACTGGGCCCTGCCGCCCGCCAAGGATTACTACCAGTCCGCCGTGAGCCTGAACCAGCCACCCGAGGAGCCCGGCTTTTATAGGCCCGGCCAGCAGCTGCTTAGCAGATCAGCCTCGCATTACGGGCCAGGTGCGGCGGTGGTGGGGGCGAGGCCCGGGTGGAATCAAGGACAACTCGCCACGGCCCCCTCCGCCGCGGGAGccggagctcctcctcctcctcccccgcctccccctccgcccccgcctccaccccctcctccccctcccccttccgcCCTCGAGCTGAGCCGCCTGTACAGAGAGTCCCTGAGCTCCAGGCTGATCCCAGACGTGCGGCACGTCGCAGGCAGCTCACCCGCTCCCTCAGTGTACGGCGGCCACCCCTCCTACCCCGTCGTCTACGCCTCCGTCGGCCCGCCCTCGTCCctgtcccagcagcagcagcagcagcagctctacAGCGAGCTCCGGGGCCCCCCGCTGGACCCTGGCCACCCCGTCGCCGGCAGCCTCGCGTCGGACGCGGCCTCTCAGGGAATGGACGGAGCCCTGCAGCGCGCCTACGGTGCGGTGGCCTCCCAGAGGCTCCCGTACGACCCCAACTACGACCCCAGCCAGGCCATGATGGCGGCCACGGCGGGCATGATGGCGGGCATGCCCatgcccggcggcggcggcggcggcgccgacCCCAAGCGCATGGTGGACCAGGGGTTCCTGGCCTTCCTGCGGGCCGAGGGCCTGGCGGAAAGCACCATcaccctgctgctgcagcagggctTCGACTCCACCGGCATGCTGGGCATGATGGAGGAGCACGACGTGCGCTCGGTCACGCCCAACCTGGGCCAGGCGCGCGTGCTGTCCCGCGCCGTGATGAACTGCAAGGCGAGCGGCGGGCAGATGGCGCCGCGGCCGCGCTCCAACAGCTTCAGCCACCGCGACGTGTACCTGCAGAACCAGGGGCTGACCATGGACAGCGGGctgatgcagcagcagcagcagcagcagctgcagcagcagcaacccCACGCCATGCAGGCCATCTCCCCCCGGATGGGCGAGTTCCTGGGCCGGAGACCCAACAGCGCCCCGTCCCAGCACCTGCTGGAGACCACCACCTACGGCTCCCAGCGGCCCCTGACCAACGCTGCGTATCCCATGAGCCCGGGGCCGTACGGGAACGCCGTGTCCCTGGCGAGGCCCCTGTACAACGTCCACACGGGCCTCTCCATGTCCGCCATGGGGCAGCAGGCCCCCGCCGTCCCGGGGGCCCCCTGCGCGCCCAAGACATTCTCCGGGTCCTACTCGCCGATGGAGCTGATGAAGAGGGCCCCCAACATGGCGCCCCTGTCGCCCAACATGGCGGCCCCCAGCCCCATGCACAGCCCCCAGCTGCTACGCAAGGGCATGACCGGGGCCCCCGACCCTACCTCGGCCCCCATGGCCACCGGCCCCACCATGCAGGGGCAGACCTTCAACAAGATGATGGGACGTCGTACCGGGCCGCCCGTCATAGTCTCCACCATGATCACGACACCGGAGACAAGTAACCGACGGTCCTCTCTCTAG